A genomic segment from Castor canadensis chromosome 1, mCasCan1.hap1v2, whole genome shotgun sequence encodes:
- the P2ry6 gene encoding P2Y purinoceptor 6 encodes MEWDNGTVQAPGLPPTTCVYSEDFKRLLLPPVYSVVLVTGLPLNFCIIVQICASRRALTRTAVYTLNLALADLLYACSLPLLIYNYAQGDHWPFGDLACRLVRFLFYANLHGSILFLTCISFQRYLGICHPLALWHKRGGRRAAWMVCGAVWLIVTAQCLPTAVFAATGIQRNRTVCYDLSPPTLAIRYLPYGMALTVIGFLLPFTALLACYCRLARRLCRQDGPAGPVAQERRGKAARMAVVVAAVFVISFLPFHVTKTAYLAVRSTPGVTCPVLEAFAAAYKGTRPFASANSVLDPILFYFTQQKYRRRPHELIQKLTAKWQRKKGG; translated from the coding sequence ATGGAGTGGGACAATGGCACGGTCCAGGCCCCAGGCTTGCCGCCCACTACCTGCGTCTACAGTGAGGACTTCAAACGGCTGCTACTGCCCCCCGTGTACTCAGTGGTGCTGGTGACGGGACTGCCACTGAACTTCTGCATCATCGTCCAGATCTGTGCATCCCGCCGGGCACTGACCCGCACGGCTGTGTACACCTTGAACCTTGCGCTGGCCGACCTGCTATACGCATGCTCCCTCCCCCTGCTCATCTACAACTACGCCCAGGGGGACCACTGGCCCTTTGGCGACCTCGCCTGCCGCCTGGTGCGTTTCCTCTTCTATGCCAACCTGCATGGCAGCATCCTCTTCCTCACCTGCATCAGTTTCCAGCGCTACCTGGGCATCTGCCACCCCCTGGCCCTCTGGCACAAGCGTGGGGGCCGCCGGGCTGCCTGGATGGTGTGTGGTGCTGTGTGGCTGATAGTGACAGCCCagtgcctgcccactgctgtatTTGCCGCCACAGGCATCCAGCGGAACCGCACGGTCTGCTACGACCTGAGTCCACCCACCCTGGCCATCCGCTACCTGCCCTATGGCATGGCCCTCACAGTCATTGGCTTCCTGCTGCCCTTCACAGCCTTGCTGGCATGCTACTGTCGCCTGGCTCGCCGCCTGTGCCGCCAGGATGGTCCAGCAGGGCCAGTGGCCCAGGAACGGCGTGGCAAGGCAGCCCGCATGGCTGTGGTGGTGGCAGCTGTCTTTGTCATTAGCTTCCTGCCCTTCCATGTCACCAAGACAGCCTACTTGGCTGTGCGTTCCACTCCGGGCGTCACCTGCCCTGTGCTAGAGGCCTTTGCAGCTGCATACAAAGGCACGCGGCCCTTTGCCAGTGCCAACAGTGTGCTAGACCCCATCCTTTTCTACTTCACCCAACAGAAGTACCGCCGGCGGCCGCATGAGCTCATACAGAAACTCACAGCCAAGTGGCAGCGGAAGAAGGGTGGCTGA